The Gammaproteobacteria bacterium genome includes the window GCAATGCTTCCAGCGCTTCAATACCATACGCCACTGCCAGGGCGCCAACGCGGATGGCGCCTGACCGGCCGGGTTTCAATCCAGGGCTCACCGCTGTGCCCGGACAGCTCCTGCCCCTGACCCTCCTGCTGCAAGGCCAGCAGGCGCTGCACCCGCTCTTCGGTAGGGGGATGCGTGCGCAACCATGAAGGTTCTGGCAAGCGGCGCCCGGGCAGGAACAGCCGTTCTATCCAACCCCCTTGCACCCGCTCCATTTTCAGCAGGGCCTGGGCCAGGCCTTCCGGATCGCCGGTCAGCCTGGCCGCCCCCAGATCCGCGTCGTATTCCCGGCTGCGGGACAAGCCCAGCTGCGCCAGAACGCTCAATGTGGGCGCAAAAATGAGCAGGGCGACGGCCCAGCCGTTAATGGTGACACCGCTGAACAAGATCAAGGGCAAATTGAGCAAAAGCAAAAACTGCCCGAACAGTGACAAGGCGCTGGTGAGACGGTGGAACAGGTCGGCCAAGCCCATGACCCAGGTGTCTTTGTTGCGGATATGGCTGATCTCGTGGGCCAGCACGCCACGCAGTTCCCTCACATTCAGCTTGTGCAGCAAACCGTCGGTGACGGCTATGGCGGCATCGTTCGCGCCGCCCACGGTAAAGGCATTCACCATGGCGCTGGGGACATAGTAAAGCTGCGGCGCTTCGGGCAGGCCCGCCCGGTACGCCAGATCCCGCACCAGGGCGCGCAGGCGCGGCGCCTCCGCCGCCGAAAGGGGGCGGGCGTGATAGAGCCGCATGGTCAGGC containing:
- a CDS encoding peptidase M48, which codes for MLATMAAFLALLGYLLWGGDGLWILMLSGMLMAVGAPAVTPRLTMRLYHARPLSAAEAPRLRALVRDLAYRAGLPEAPQLYYVPSAMVNAFTVGGANDAAIAVTDGLLHKLNVRELRGVLAHEISHIRNKDTWVMGLADLFHRLTSALSLFGQFLLLLNLPLILFSGVTINGWAVALLIFAPTLSVLAQLGLSRSREYDADLGAARLTGDPEGLAQALLKMERVQGGWIERLFLPGRRLPEPSWLRTHPPTEERVQRLLALQQEGQGQELSGHSGEPWIETRPVRRHPRWRPGSGVWY